The DNA segment TATCAGAATCACATCCAGTTTATGTCAGTGTGTAAAGAAGGTTCTCTCAGTAAAGGTCATCTGGTGAATATTGATGAAACGTGTTATGGTCTGGCATACAGCAGAGGTAATTTCTTTATACTTCAAGACCAGCAAGTTCAAATTGACATACATGGAAAGATCCAAGACACAATTAAAACTGATTATTCAGAAAGCCTTGGTGGTATAGCAATAAGTCCTGACAATGAAACCATCTACTTtacaaattttgagaaaaacacTGTATCAAGTATGACCTTAGATGGCAAAGTGAAGGCTGTTTACAAAGACCTGAATGGACCAGTCAGTGTAACAGTAGACAATGATGGTATGGTGTATGTTTGTGGTTCTGACACTCGCTGTATGCATCTGCTGACTGAGGACCTCATCAAGCTTCAGGTCATTAAAGATATATATGGCACAAATATCACCTACTCTAGCACTGACAACAGACTTTATGTGGGACTGCAAGATGTTATTACAGTGTATCAAATGGAACAATGAATTAGTACctttaggtgatgaaatgaatgAATACTTTATCTTGAGAAAAAATGTACAGAACATAGTTTCAATATAACTGATGATGTGGTAACTAAGTATAATAACACATACTTTTTGACAGATGACCAGGTTTCAAGTTGAAATAGATGTCATAAAGACAGCATTTTGACCATTATTAAACCTGATGACCTTAAGTTTTGGATTCCCGATGACCCAATTACAAACTTGATATACgtttaaaactatattttatgtaaattgagTGAAGAATGTAATATCAATCCACTATGATTCCATCTTGAAAGTAGCAAAGATTCCAAATTGATGTGTATATGAACAAATATATAACGGCTGTTTGTTTAATATTCCCGGTACAGATAAACGACAAAATCTCTATTTCCAAATTACGGTTGTTATTCTTAAAGGGTTTCAAGTAATATcgaaatttttaatattttttcttcaggCAATTTGATAAAGTAACTAGTTTTTCAAATATGTTCAGTGTTATTGAATTGTAACTGTTTTATAAACTTTTGGTAACTCTAGAGGACTCCGTCTAtgtgttgtattgtattgtaaaattTTAGTCCCCCGAGACTGTTAGAGCTCTTGTGAGTTATACAGTGGCCAGGCTAATTCAATTATTGCTTGAACAGTGCAGCTTGATGGATGAACTTTATGTTAAGGTTAGAGAATTTTCATGTTTTGGAGTGAATGTCACTCACTCTGCCAGTATAAAATTGATCCCATTATGTGAAGTGCATGTTGGTTTGGTACAAATAAATTTTGCATTCAGGTAAACTAACTTTTAACATCCATTCTGGAACTAACTGCTTTCAATTATGTTAATAGCTATAATGTGATTAAGTTTGTATGTTAGTGTGCATGTATGTTAATTAAATatgtgttttgaaataatatgtctATATTCAAATTTTAAGTTGTTATTGTTACAAGTTTTTTAAGAAATctagaaattattaatttttgtatatttatgaTTCATTTGTGATCATATCAGAACTATTTCTTGTTGGACATTTATCTATTATTACAAAAGTAAATTGATTTAGAATCAAGAACACAATTCATAGTTTTCACTTCATAACAGTCTGCTTGTACACTCTGTACAATTGATGTAAGGAGGACTCCATATCTGGAGCTGCTCACGGAATAGTTTGACAATACAGTAGACTCCCTACAGGACCCTAATAATTTCCCCAAGAAACTACTAGTACTGGTACCACATAAGACTATTAAGGTCCTAGATCCTGATACCACCAATTTAACCATTGTTCTCTGAACccccactttaaaaaaaaatcaagccaagACTGAGATAGAACCACTGTCCTCCAAACTTTCtatatttaaaatgtacaatAGACAATAGCCTTAGCCCATTGTGTCAAGGAGAAATTTTCAAAGTATGTAGGTTACTTAAGTTATGCTGAACTTGAACTTGACTTCATATACAATGCCAtcctttttgttttgtataaattggccaagtttaatttcaatacaccTATCCAAACTTAAGTTATAGAGTGCATACTTTTTTTTCtagcaacagtgacattgaccttgactcAAATGAACTAAAACGTAAATCAAAACCtactataagctacctataggccaaatTTCCCCTCAATATTCCATAAAAAGATGGAATACAGAATATCAAGGCGAATTATTTGTAAGTAAAGTTGAAATTTGGTACCTCGAATTCCAAGAAACCAAACATTTACTTTGAGATAACAGAAATtgtaacattaaaaaaatacttGGGTAACCTACCCGCtgagctcaatagggagagcgaaGATCTGTAGATCCTGGGGTCGTGAGTCCAATCCGCGGGTGATGCGCatattctctgtgacgatttgataaaaaacatcaTGTCTGATATGATTTgtctgtggggaagttggcaatttcttgcaaagaacaggtttgtacaggtaaaGAATCcaagaactgaaatactgttgaaaaacagcgttaaacccaaaactaaaaaaaaatactttgtgCTTATGTGTGTGTACATGTAAAGATGGCATATACATTTTAAGAGTACAAAACAATTTGAAGTGTATGTTGTTCAGCTTTTATTTACTCGCCCTATAAGTGTCGGAGATGGTTCAAGTTTTTATGCTTCATTACTTACTACGTAAGCTATTCAACTGAAACTTGATGAACTTGCTCATAGTGATACTGTCGAGTTATGCCCCTTCAAGAGTTTAACCATTGCAGATAGATACTATATGAAAACTTCACACTCctctttgattttgtttgttttgggttgaacgccgtttttcaacagtatttcagtcatgtaacggcgggcagttaacctaaccagttttcctggattctgtaccagtacaaacctgttctccgcaagtaactgccaacttccccacgtgaatcagaggtggaggactaatgatttcagacacaatgtcgtttatcaaatagtcacggagaacatacgccccgcccgaggatcgaactcacgaccctgcgatccgtagaccaacgctctacctactgagctaagcgggcgggctcactCTTCTTTGAGGTAATAACACAAGGTTATAGCATCAATTGTCCATACATTTGTAAGAGACCATTTTGATggggttttaaaaattcttagagatagccagaattttgagataaggtAGTTGGAGTTTCTAATTTGTATTACATTAAAAGCTAGATGTTTGCCCCTTACTGTTACTGTACGGTCATATCTTACTTGCTGATGATGAAAGATTACGTAGCTCTTATATTACCTTTGGTTGAGTGTTAGCCATCAGTGGTGGGGGTGGGttaggaaataaaacaagagggccaagatggccctaggtcgctcacctaagaaacactccataacagtgtaaaacaggtttgacctagtgatttcatggaaacaaatattctgaccaattttcattaagatcaagTCTCTTGCGATAAatcaagcattttcttagatatgacctagtttttgacccatgttcaaactcgacctagattttatcaaggcaatcattctgaccaaaattcatgaagatcaactgaaaaatacagcctctatcacatacagaagttttttctttgatttgaccaagtgacctagtttttgacctcagatgacccatattcaaattcgacctagatttcattaaggcaatcaacctgatcaaatttcataaaaatcaattgaaaaaaacagtctctatcgcatacacaagatttttctttaatttgacctagtgacctagtttttgacctcagataacccatattcaaaaacgacctagatttcatcaaggcaatcactctgaccaaatttcatgaagatcaattgaaaaatacatcctttattgcatacacaatgtttttcttcgatttgacctagtggcctagtttttgaccccagatgacccattttcgaactcggcctagattttatcaaggtaatcattctggctaaatttcatgaagatcagttgaaaaatatagcctctattgcacacacaaggtttttctttgatttgacctagtgacctagtttttgatcccagatgacccattttcgaacttggtctaaatttcatcaaggtaatcattctgaccaaaattcatgaagatcaattgaaaaatacagcctctatcgcatacacaaggtttttacgtgatatgacctagtgacctagtttttgaccccagatgacctattttcgaactcggcctagatttcatcaaggatatcattctgaccaaaattcatgaagatcaattgaaaaataccgcctctatcgcatacacaaggtttttctttgatttgaccaagtgacctagtttttgacccgagatgacccattttcgaactcgacctaaatttcatcaaggcaataattctgaccaaaattcatgaagatcaattgaaaaatacagcctctatcgcatacacaaggtttttctttgatttgacctagtgacctagtttttgacccgagatgacccattttcgaactcggcctagatttcatcatggttatcattctgaccaatattcattaagaagaattgaaaaatacagcctctatcgcatacacaaggtttttctttgagttgacctagtgacctagtttttgacccgagatgacccattttcaaactcggcttaggtttcatcaaggttatcattctgaccaatattcatgaagattaattgaaaaataccgcctctatcgcatacacaaggtttttctttgatttgacctagtgacctagtttttgacccgagatgacccattttcgaactcgacctaaatttcatcaaagttatcattctgaccaatattcatgaagattaaatgaaaaatacagcctctatcgcatacacaaggtttttctttgatttgacctagtgacctagtttttgacccgaaatgacccattttcgaactcggcctagatttcatcaaggttatcattctgaccaatattcatgaagattaattgaaaaatacagcctctatcgcatacacaagctaaatgttgacagacgacggacgacagacgacagacaccagacgacggacgccggacatcgagcgatcagaaaaactcacctgagcattgctcaggtgagctaaaaacagatgcACACattcatatgctgaataatattcctttattgtattaTAACTGTtactctaagtcaaatattttgagatatgtgtgacacaaacttttttgGACTTTCATGCATATTTGTGATAAAGATAAAGTTAATTCAAAAAGTGTAGGGGTAGAAATGGCCATGAGTGTAGTGTATGAATTGTCTGTCTGTCATGCTTTTTTATGTACTCAACTCCTACAGTTTtctaattcaaataaaactttgtatacattatCAGCATGAAGCTGACATGCATATATTATCTGGACATTCATGTCAGtaattatttttttagttatgTTCTGTTTTATACATCtgctctctaacttgagcagttcttgtTCAAAGTTCACCAAACTCCTCATACAACTTCCATCCAACTTAAATAAACCTTAATATACATTATCAAGACAAAGTGAACATGTGTATATTGTCAGGACTTTATATCATGTCTGAATATTTGTCTTGAGTTATGCTCTTGTTTTTGATTTTACTATATTACAACTACTGTTTTCCCTTGTGTACTAAATAACACTagtgtaaagtttcaattaaaGAAACATGGCATAAGTCatcatgaagtggacatgcataTATTCTTGGGAGTTTTATGTCTGGTGAGTTAGCCCCTATTTGACTTTATATATTGTTCAATTAAACGTTATCAGGGGACATATTTCATACAATATTGACATAACTcttttttacagtttttcatACCAACTTCTATCTGACATTATTTTTAAGTATCTTTCATATGCGTTCCCCCAAAGACGCACATACTCTTTCTACCTTTCTGTCTTATATGGCAgtattgaatgaatgaatgaataagttgggttttacggcaaactgacacaaaaaggtcatatatcaccGATAAAGCAGTATTGAGGATCTGTATTATTTTAGATGACTTGAAATGATTTtcctatctcatacaatatgcatgtatttgacattTGTATTCTGACTACTTCACGGTTACTTCTGTAATAATTCAGTTATAATTAGGGCAAGTTAACTGAATCAACTAATTGTTTTTCTATAATTCAAAATTTAAGGTACTATCTCTGTTTAATGCATTGAGGCATGAAGTACTTCAAGGTAATGGGAATACAATGGTAAAGTCCGTGGAGAGTGTATTAGTCATGCCTAATTTATAAATGCTTTATACTTATATATTAAACTATTGTATAAATGTTACTGTCAAACATATTTTCTCTTTACATGTGTATTTTCAGCTGTTAAACAATCATCCAGTAAACCCGTCACAGGAGACTTGTTTATTTATAGGAACAGTTTAATATTTGgcctttaaaatgtttatttttaaactgtACCTTTAAAAGAAATACAGGTATGCCCTTTACATGTGCAGACAGGTTAACTGTTCACAAggaagtaaaattaaaaatacaaacgGTGTCCAAACGATTGGAGAGAAAAAACACTGTGAATCAAGATAAATGAATACTAAGTTTTAAGATTTAatgttattataaagaaaaagtacTGGATTAGTAATCTTTGTTATCTGTCAATACCAAGTTAAACATAGGTAAATATTgaacaaaatatgatataatgtgAGAATTTATTTGACCTACAAACACATTCAATAACATCTaattataaacaaagaaaaagaataacTTAATATGGCAACATCTAAAAATTATAGCAGATCTGTGGTAGCAGCCTCGGATGAAGTGAGAGATATTTACTGTGAACCTTGTGTGGATGATGGTAAACAAAATGTAGCTGAAGGATTCTGTGTGGACTGCTCAGAGTATCTGTGTGGACAGTGTTACAAGAACCACACCAGATATAAAGCCTTCAAACAGCATGTGCTTCAGGATAAGGATAAAATGCCACTGTTTACAACAAAAGCTGATGCCAAAGATGTTTGTGTGGAAAAGTGCAGCCTTCACACCACAAAGATTGTTGAATATTTTTGTAGGTCATGTGACACACTTGGATGCCACGCTTGCATTACTCTCAACCATCGTGTATGTAAAAATGTGGATCATATACCAAGCATTGTCAAGGACATAGAAAAAAGTGAAGAATTCAAAGAGTTTATTAACGGATTGGACATAAAATTAGAAGCagttaaagaaagaaagaaaacgcTCTGTTCTAATTCAACTGAAACTGATGTAATGAAAGGAAAGGCAAAATCAATGCTGATACAGCAGCGTGATGAAATAAAGAAGTTCTTTGATCAGCTTGAGGCTGATATGAATAAAAGAATTGAAGATTTTGATAGAGAAAATAAGGAAACTTTGAAAGCAGAATCATCAGCATGTGACTCAATCTATGATGACCTTGAAACAATCAAAtctaacatcaaaacaaaactgaaagatggacaaaaaTGTGAATTGTTTATTGCTATGAAAAATGCTAAACCAAAGACAGAAAGGCTTGACAAGGAGTTGGAAAAGTCAACTAAGGAGAGCAAAATACAAAGCTATGTTTTGGCACCTTCACCTCAAATAAAGCAGGTTATGGAAAGCACATCTGAAATTTGCAGATTACACAGATCACGATCTGCAAAATATTTGCATGAAATAAATGTACGCacaaaaaatgacaataaaatgcCACACATTTGTGGTCTAGTTATAGTACAAAATCAGTATCTGGCTGTTGCAGATAATAATAACACAT comes from the Mercenaria mercenaria strain notata chromosome 9, MADL_Memer_1, whole genome shotgun sequence genome and includes:
- the LOC128559264 gene encoding transcription intermediary factor 1-alpha-like — protein: MATSKNYSRSVVAASDEVRDIYCEPCVDDGKQNVAEGFCVDCSEYLCGQCYKNHTRYKAFKQHVLQDKDKMPLFTTKADAKDVCVEKCSLHTTKIVEYFCRSCDTLGCHACITLNHRVCKNVDHIPSIVKDIEKSEEFKEFINGLDIKLEAVKERKKTLCSNSTETDVMKGKAKSMLIQQRDEIKKFFDQLEADMNKRIEDFDRENKETLKAESSACDSIYDDLETIKSNIKTKLKDGQKCELFIAMKNAKPKTERLDKELEKSTKESKIQSYVLAPSPQIKQVMESTSEICRLHRSRSAKYLHEINVRTKNDNKMPHICGLVIVQNQYLAVADNNNTSVKMVDTMSMSVKSEMNMNCTHVCCITCMSDDKIAVNTVSHNLEIRFKSSLCQCLNKVLSVKVI